One window of the Zea mays cultivar B73 chromosome 3, Zm-B73-REFERENCE-NAM-5.0, whole genome shotgun sequence genome contains the following:
- the LOC103651447 gene encoding CASP-like protein 4U1: MASTPRTPAPDRSPPPPLVTHTMPSTPRTPVSDRSPPPVTHTMPSTPRTPAPDRSPPPVPTPPPPLETPPPPSPSSQPGDEYHTPPPSLADGSPREEASFPSDGAPKSPQLSPMRLAAPRLLPPPSPPTPTAQNGQGEEGGAKAAAREPLRLATGLARSPSSQRSLATATNSLSPSPSPTPPSPLTPAPVVDTSSNNNNNRSGQSTPKRAETKVPLPLPSPAATAAVAVRFDPVEEAVTSPLHLGKARLDQQQEQHAAAAENAGSSVPPDVAAVAAVGERRELSVTLRLATAVLSLAAFSVIASARTSGWAGDYYAHHLQYRYAVAVNVIVCAYSIAQSFGEIRRLISPRFIFRSMSSYYCSLFLDQALAYLLMSASSAAASRNDLWVSRFGTDAFNRKITSALWLSFIAFLMLALNALISTANLFSMV; encoded by the exons ATGGCCTCCACACCGCGGACGCCCGCGCCAGAcaggtcgccgccgccgccgctcgtcACACACACCATGCCGTCCACGCCGCGAACGCCGGTGTCGGACAGGTCGCCGCCGCCCGTCACGCACACCATGCCGTCGACACCGCGAACGCCGGCGCCGGACAGGTCGCCGCCGCCCGTGCCCACTCCTCCCCCGCCCCTGGAGACGCCTCCGCCGCCGTCTCCCTCGTCACAGCCGGGCGACGAGTACCACACGCCGCCGCCGTCTCTGGCCGACGGGTCGCCGCGGGAGGAGGCCAGCTTCCCCAGCGACGGGGCCCCCAAGAGCCCGCAGCTCTCGCCCATGCGCCTCGCCGCGCCACGCCTCCTGCCGCCGCCCAGCCCACCCACCCCCACCGCGCAGAACGGGCAAGGAGAAGAAGGGGGCGCGAAGGCCGCGGCGCGCGAGCCGCTCCGCCTGGCGACGGGCCTCGCCCGGTCGCCGTCTTCGCAGAGGTCGCTCGCCACCGCCACCAACTCCCTTTCTCCGTCGCCCTCGCCGACGCCTCCGTCGCCGCTGACTCCCGCGCCCGTGGTCGAcaccagcagcaacaacaatAATAACAGGAGCGGCCAGAGCACGCCCAAGCGCGCAGAGACGAaggtgccgctgccgctgccgtcgccgGCCGCCACGGCTGCGGTCGCGGTTCGCTTCGACCCAGTCGAGGAGGCCGTCACGTCGCCGCTGCACCTCGGCAAGGCGCGCCTCGACCAGCAGCAGGAGCAgcacgcggcggcggcggagaaCGCGGGATCATCCGTGCCCCCCGATGTGGCGGCCGTGGCCGCGGTCGGCGAGCGGAGGGAGCTGTCGGTGACGCTGCGCCTGGCCACGGCGGTGCTCAGCCTCGCGGCCTTCTCGGTCATTGCCAGCGCCCGGACGTCCGGATGGGCCGGCGACTACTACGCCCACCACCTGCAGTACAG GTACGCCGTCGCAGTGAACGTGATCGTCTGCGCCTACTCGATCGCGCAATCGTTCGGCGAAATCCGCCGCCTGATCTCACCCAGGTTTATATTCCGGAGCATGTCAAGCTACTACTGCAGCCTGTTCCTGGACCAG GCTCTGGCGTACCTCCTCATGTCGGCGTCGTCGGCGGCCGCGTCGCGCAACGACCTGTGGGTGTCCAGGTTCGGCACGGACGCCTTCAACAGGAAGATCACCAGCGCCCTGTGGCTGTCCTTCATTGCGTTCCTGATGCTCGCTCTGAACGCGCTCATCTCCACGGCTAATCTCTTCAGCATGGTCTGA
- the LOC103651446 gene encoding probable glycosyltransferase At5g03795 yields the protein MRPRALPSLPLASSSTPMRPPPHVAASTSPALHAGSSRRRPHHRGRTMMSVSCCHLAALVSILAAGAATALLTLSLPSSPGASTTRRTDFAGALSVANETPPLPHLSAPPAPATPPPAPPSPPADRPRKREPSFWRMAPEEALRYAKKEIRDAEPVLDDPDLYAPLFKNVSQFKRSYELMERILKVYIYQDGRRPIFHTPPLSGIYASEGWFMKLLKESRRHVVADAGKAHLFYLPYSSQQLRLTLYEAGSHNLRPLAAYLRNFVRGLASKYPFWNRTRGADHFLVACHDWGPYTTTAHRDLRKNAIKALCNADSSEGIFTPGKDVSLPETTIRTPRRPLRYVGGLPVSRRSILAFFAGNVHGRVRPVLLRHWGNGQDDDMRVYSLLPSRVSRRMNYIQHMKNSRFCLCPMGYEVNSPRIVEALYYECVPVIIADNFVLPFSEVLDWSAFSVVIAEKDIPDLKKILKGISLRRYVAMHDSVKRLQRHFLWHARPIKYDLFHMILHSIWLSRVNQVQVQLEG from the exons ATGCGCCCGCGCGCTCTTCCCTCCCTGCCGCTCGCGTCCTCCTCCACACCAATGCGGCCACCACCGCACGTCGCCGCCTCCACCTCGCCTGCCCTCCACGCCGGGTCGTCCCGGCGCCGGCCTCACCACCGCGGCCGGACGATGATGTCCGTCTCCTGCTGCCACTTGGCGGCGCTCGTGTCCATCCTCGCGGCGGGCGCGGCTACGGCGTTGCTCACCTTGTCCCTACCCTCTTCCCCTGGCGCATCCACGACGAGGAGAACCGACTTCGCTGGAGCATTGTCAGTGGCAAACGAGACCCCGCCACTGCCGCACTTGTCAGCGCCTCCGGCACCCGCCACGCCGCCCCCTGCTCCACCTTCCCCGCCCGCCGACAGGCCTCGAAAGCGAGAG CCGTCGTTCTGGAGGATGGCGCCGGAGGAGGCGCTGCGCTACGCCAAGAAGGAAATACGGGACGCCGAGCCGGTGCTCGACGACCCCGACCTGTACGCGCCTCTGTTCAAGAACGTCTCCCAGTTCAAGAG GAGCTATGAACTGATGGAACGGATACTCAAAGTTTACATTTACCAGGACGGCCGGAGGCCCATCTTCCACACGCCTCCCCTCAGCGGCATCTACGCCTCCGAGGGCTGGTTCATGAAGCTCCTCAAGGAGAGCCGCCGGCACGTCGTCGCCGACGCGGGCAAGGCGCACCTCTTCTACCTTCCCTACAGCTCTCAGCAGCTGAGGCTCACGCTCTACGAGGCCGGCTCCCACAACCTCAGGCCGCTGGCCGCGTACCTGAGAAACTTCGTCAGAGGCCTCGCCAGCAAGTACCCGTTCTGGAACCGCACGAGAGGAGCCGACCATTTCCTTGTCGCCTGCCATGATTGG GGACCTTACACGACGACCGCGCACAGGGACCTCCGCAAGAACGCCATCAAGGCGCTGTGCAACGCCGATAGCTCGGAGGGCATCTTTACCCCCGGGAAGGACGTCTCCCTGCCCGAAACAACCATCCGGACCCCCAGGCGGCCGCTCCGGTACGTCGGCGGCCTGCCGGTGTCCCGCCGGAGCATCCTAGCCTTCTTCGCCGGCAACGTGCACGGCAGGGTCCGGCCAGTGCTCCTCAGGCACTGGGGCAACGGGCAGGACGACGACATGCGGGTGTACAGCCTGCTGCCCAGCAGGGTGTCACGCCGGATGAACTACATCCAGCACATGAAGAACAGCCGCTTCTGCCTCTGCCCCATGGGGTACGAGGTGAACAGCCCCCGCATCGTCGAGGCGCTCTACTACGAGTGCGTGCCCGTGATCATCGCCGACAACTTCGTGCTGCCCTTCAGCGAGGTGCTGGACTGGAGCGCCTTCTCGGTGGTCATCGCCGAGAAGGACATACCGGACCTCAAGAAGATCCTGAAGGGGATCTCGCTGCGGAGGTACGTGGCGATGCACGACTCCGTCAAGCGCCTGCAGCGCCACTTCCTGTGGCACGCCAGGCCGATCAAGTACGACCTCTTCCACATGATCCTGCACTCAATTTGGTTGAGTAGAGTCAACCAGGTCCAGGTTCAGCTTGAGGGATGA